In one Pseudomonas sp. SCA2728.1_7 genomic region, the following are encoded:
- a CDS encoding energy transducer TonB, whose amino-acid sequence MNDAVKHRTLPGSLREAPVPPPPGRPAFKANTSQPGGLNKQQMVLLVAVSALIHGGAWWFLQQSKTEPLPTPPQIPEMTVELTSPTPPAPPTPEPPPPPPPPPPPEPEQPVEDEDAVKPPPKPVEKPKPVEKPKPVKKVEPSKAPPAPAQPAAPAAPATPSAPPAPAAAPGPVKESAAISGLASLGNPPPEYPSLALRRNWEGSVVLRIQVLANGRAGTVTVTKSSGKPQLDDAAVAAVKNWKFIPAKRGDTPIDGFATQTIDFKLPQ is encoded by the coding sequence ATGAACGATGCGGTAAAGCACAGAACCCTGCCGGGGTCGTTGCGGGAAGCGCCAGTCCCGCCGCCACCGGGCAGGCCGGCGTTTAAAGCCAATACCTCGCAACCTGGCGGGCTGAATAAACAGCAGATGGTGTTGCTGGTGGCTGTGTCGGCGCTGATACATGGCGGCGCCTGGTGGTTTCTCCAGCAATCCAAAACAGAGCCGCTGCCAACGCCACCGCAGATTCCGGAAATGACCGTCGAGCTGACCAGCCCGACGCCACCGGCACCGCCGACGCCGGAACCACCACCCCCGCCTCCTCCGCCGCCACCGCCGGAACCTGAACAACCGGTGGAAGACGAGGACGCGGTCAAGCCTCCGCCGAAACCGGTGGAGAAGCCCAAGCCGGTCGAGAAGCCGAAACCGGTGAAAAAGGTCGAGCCGTCGAAAGCTCCACCGGCCCCGGCACAACCGGCTGCACCCGCTGCCCCGGCCACCCCGAGCGCACCGCCGGCACCTGCCGCTGCACCGGGTCCGGTCAAGGAATCGGCGGCGATTTCCGGCCTCGCCAGTCTTGGCAACCCGCCACCGGAATACCCGTCGCTGGCCCTGCGGCGCAACTGGGAAGGCAGCGTGGTGCTGCGCATTCAGGTACTCGCCAACGGTCGCGCCGGCACGGTGACGGTGACCAAATCCAGCGGCAAGCCGCAACTGGATGACGCCGCCGTCGCAGCTGTGAAGAACTGGAAGTTTATTCCGGCCAAACGCGGTGACACGCCGATCGACGGCTTCGCCACCCAGACCATCGATTTCAAATTGCCGCAATAA
- a CDS encoding DNA polymerase II yields the protein MDLPQGFVLTRHWRDTPAGTEVEFWLATDAGPRRVRLPHQPSVAFIPAEQRAVAERLLHDEKNVELRPLALQDFEHRPVLGLYCQQHGQLMRLETALNRNGVDVYEADVRPPERYLMERFITAPVRFSGTPDADGVLLNAQLKPDPDYRPKLRLVSLDIETTETGELYSIALEGCGERQVYMLGAPNGDASIVDFDLEYCDSRTVILKKLNDWFARHDPDAIIGWNVVQFDLRILHEHARRLGVPLKIGRGGEEMQWREHGSRNHYFASAAGRLIIDGIESLRSATWSFPSFSLENVAQTLLGEGKSIDNPYQRMDEINRMFAEDKPALAKYNLKDCELVTRIFAKTELLTFLLERASVTGLPADRSGGSVAAFTHLYMPLMHRQGFVAPNLGTNPPQASPGGFVMDSQPGLYESVLVLDYKSLYPSIIRTFLIDPVGLIEGLQHPDDNDSVPGFRGARFSRTRHCLPSIVSRVAEGRETAKREHNAPLSQALKIIMNAFYGVLGSSGCRFFDTRLASSITLRGHEIMLRTRKLIEEQGHAVIYGDTDSTFVWLRRPHGQEEAANIGHALVKHVNDWWRVHVRDEYGLESALELQFEIHYKRFLMPTIRGAEEGSKKRYAGLVTRADGSDEMVYKGLETVRTDWSLLARQFQQELYERIFQRKPYQDYVRDYVRKTLAGEFDDRLVYRKRLRRTLDDYERNVPPHVRAARLADDYNAQHGRPRQYQNGGWISYVITLAGPEPLEVRRAAIDYDHYITRQLQPVADAILPFVDDDFSTLIGGQLGLF from the coding sequence GTGGATTTACCGCAGGGCTTCGTCCTGACCCGGCATTGGCGCGATACTCCGGCCGGCACCGAAGTCGAGTTCTGGCTGGCGACCGACGCCGGGCCGCGCCGTGTGCGCCTGCCACATCAGCCGTCGGTGGCGTTTATCCCCGCCGAGCAGCGTGCCGTGGCCGAACGCCTGCTGCACGACGAAAAGAACGTCGAACTGCGTCCGCTGGCCCTGCAGGATTTCGAACATCGCCCGGTGCTCGGTCTGTATTGCCAGCAACACGGCCAATTGATGCGCCTTGAAACCGCGCTCAACCGCAACGGGGTCGACGTCTACGAAGCCGACGTACGCCCGCCGGAACGCTACCTGATGGAGCGTTTTATCACCGCGCCGGTGCGGTTCAGTGGCACGCCCGATGCCGACGGCGTATTGCTCAACGCCCAGCTCAAACCCGACCCCGATTACCGACCGAAACTACGGCTGGTTTCGCTCGACATCGAAACCACCGAAACCGGCGAGTTGTATTCGATCGCCCTCGAAGGCTGCGGCGAACGTCAGGTGTACATGCTCGGTGCGCCGAACGGCGACGCCAGCATCGTCGACTTCGACCTTGAATACTGCGACTCGCGCACGGTCATTCTGAAGAAACTCAACGACTGGTTCGCCCGTCACGATCCCGATGCGATCATCGGCTGGAACGTCGTGCAGTTCGATCTGCGCATCCTCCACGAACACGCGCGGCGCCTTGGTGTGCCGCTGAAGATCGGTCGTGGCGGCGAAGAGATGCAATGGCGCGAACATGGCAGCCGCAATCACTACTTCGCCTCGGCGGCGGGGCGGCTGATCATCGATGGTATCGAATCCCTGCGCTCGGCAACGTGGAGTTTCCCCTCGTTCAGTCTCGAGAACGTCGCGCAGACCCTGCTCGGCGAAGGCAAGTCCATCGACAACCCGTACCAGCGCATGGACGAAATCAACCGCATGTTCGCCGAGGACAAACCGGCGCTGGCCAAGTACAACCTCAAGGACTGCGAACTGGTCACGCGGATCTTCGCCAAGACCGAACTGCTGACCTTCCTGCTGGAGCGCGCCAGTGTCACCGGACTACCGGCGGACAGAAGCGGCGGTTCGGTGGCGGCGTTCACGCATTTGTATATGCCATTGATGCATCGACAGGGCTTTGTCGCGCCGAACCTGGGCACCAATCCGCCACAGGCCAGCCCCGGCGGTTTCGTTATGGACTCGCAACCGGGGCTTTACGAATCGGTGCTGGTACTCGATTACAAGAGTCTTTACCCGTCGATTATTCGTACCTTTCTGATCGACCCGGTCGGGTTGATCGAAGGTTTGCAGCACCCGGACGATAACGATTCGGTGCCGGGCTTCCGTGGTGCGCGTTTCTCGCGCACCCGTCACTGCCTGCCGTCGATTGTCTCGCGCGTTGCCGAGGGCCGCGAGACCGCCAAGCGCGAACATAACGCACCGCTGTCGCAGGCACTGAAGATCATCATGAACGCTTTCTACGGTGTGCTTGGCTCCAGCGGTTGCCGCTTCTTCGATACGCGGCTGGCCTCATCGATCACCCTGCGCGGTCACGAAATCATGCTGCGCACGCGCAAGCTGATCGAAGAGCAGGGCCACGCGGTGATCTATGGCGACACCGATTCGACGTTTGTCTGGCTGCGTCGCCCGCACGGGCAGGAAGAAGCGGCGAACATCGGTCATGCGCTGGTAAAGCACGTCAACGATTGGTGGCGCGTGCATGTGCGCGATGAATATGGCCTGGAAAGCGCCCTCGAACTGCAATTCGAAATTCACTACAAACGCTTTCTGATGCCGACCATTCGCGGCGCGGAGGAGGGCAGCAAGAAGCGCTACGCCGGCCTCGTCACCCGCGCTGACGGCAGCGATGAAATGGTCTACAAAGGCCTGGAAACCGTGCGCACCGATTGGTCGCTGCTGGCCCGGCAATTTCAGCAGGAACTCTACGAGCGGATTTTCCAGCGCAAGCCGTATCAGGATTACGTGCGCGACTATGTGCGTAAAACCCTCGCCGGTGAATTCGATGATCGCTTGGTCTACCGCAAGCGCCTGCGCCGCACTCTCGACGACTACGAACGCAACGTGCCGCCGCATGTGCGCGCTGCGCGCTTGGCTGATGATTACAACGCGCAACACGGGCGCCCACGGCAGTACCAGAATGGCGGCTGGATCAGCTACGTCATCACTCTGGCCGGCCCCGAACCGCTGGAAGTGCGCCGCGCCGCCATCGACTACGACCACTACATCACCCGCCAACTGCAACCGGTGGCGGACGCTATTCTGCCGTTTGTCGACGACGATTTCTCAACCCTGATCGGCGGGCAACTGGGCCTGTTTTGA
- a CDS encoding glutathione S-transferase produces the protein MYQLYGHRNSGAAAIEAALELCQIAYRFIDIEASTEAAEALAQLNPLKQIPTLQLPDGSAITESAAILIHLGLTFPKSGLLPVRADDRDQAIRGLVYIVSNCYAAIGVIDYPERWLLMPDEASRQNLIAGARERLHWSWEVFADQFSAELYLDDETPGALDVLAAVVTRWAGSREHLRQTRPGFYAWLQRIDRHPVLAPVFARHWPS, from the coding sequence ATGTACCAGCTCTACGGGCACAGAAACTCAGGCGCCGCCGCCATCGAAGCGGCGCTGGAACTGTGCCAGATCGCTTACCGCTTCATTGATATCGAAGCCAGCACCGAAGCCGCCGAGGCGCTGGCCCAACTCAATCCACTCAAGCAGATACCGACTTTGCAACTGCCCGACGGCAGCGCCATCACCGAAAGCGCGGCGATCCTGATTCATCTGGGCCTGACGTTTCCCAAGTCCGGCCTGCTGCCGGTCAGGGCGGATGATCGCGATCAGGCGATTCGCGGCCTGGTGTACATCGTCAGCAATTGCTACGCGGCGATCGGCGTCATCGATTATCCGGAGCGCTGGCTGCTGATGCCCGACGAAGCCTCGCGGCAGAATCTGATCGCTGGCGCGCGTGAGCGCTTGCACTGGAGTTGGGAGGTGTTTGCCGACCAGTTTTCTGCCGAGCTGTACCTGGATGACGAAACGCCGGGGGCACTGGATGTGCTGGCGGCAGTAGTGACGCGCTGGGCCGGCAGCCGCGAGCATTTGCGTCAGACACGACCGGGGTTTTATGCGTGGTTGCAGCGGATTGACCGGCACCCGGTGCTGGCACCGGTCTTCGCCCGGCATTGGCCTTCTTGA
- a CDS encoding CBS domain-containing protein, with the protein MKTVAQLLKLKDQKNQEVHQIKPDHMVLEALMKMAEKNVGALLVVEDDKVVGIISERDYARKLVLHGRSSVGTPVRDIMVANVITVDTHQTVDTCLGIMSDKRLRHLPVVENGKLIGLLSIGDLVKEAIAEQAELIKQLEQYIRGE; encoded by the coding sequence ATGAAGACCGTCGCCCAACTGCTCAAGCTCAAAGATCAGAAAAATCAGGAAGTGCACCAGATCAAGCCTGATCACATGGTGCTCGAAGCGCTGATGAAGATGGCCGAGAAAAACGTCGGCGCCTTGCTGGTGGTCGAAGATGACAAAGTGGTCGGCATCATCAGCGAACGCGATTACGCGCGCAAACTGGTGCTGCATGGCCGCTCATCCGTGGGCACACCGGTGCGCGACATCATGGTGGCGAACGTGATCACCGTGGACACCCATCAAACCGTCGACACCTGCCTGGGCATCATGTCGGATAAACGCCTGCGCCACTTGCCGGTGGTGGAGAACGGCAAGCTGATCGGCTTGCTGTCGATCGGTGACCTGGTCAAGGAAGCGATTGCCGAACAGGCGGAGTTGATCAAACAGCTGGAGCAGTACATTCGCGGGGAATAA